The following proteins come from a genomic window of Mucinivorans hirudinis:
- a CDS encoding Lipopolysaccharide ABC transporter LptB: MRLWTKDLVKKYKSRTVVNEVSIEVEQGEIVGLLGPNGAGKTTTFYMTVGLIKPNAGQIFLDEQEITSMPVYRRAQLGVGYLAQEASVFRKLSVEDNIRAVLQMTDFEKNYQKERLEYLIREFSLQKVRKNLGQQLSGGERRRTEIARAVAINPKFILLDEPFAGVDPIAVHEIQTIVASLKDLNIGVIITDHNVHETLNITDRTYILVEGKVIRTGSAEELAADEYVKKVYLGPDFELRKSRIREQKNRTE; encoded by the coding sequence ATGCGTCTTTGGACAAAGGATTTGGTGAAGAAATATAAGTCTCGCACTGTGGTCAATGAGGTATCTATCGAGGTTGAGCAGGGCGAGATTGTAGGTTTGCTTGGTCCCAATGGGGCTGGCAAGACCACCACTTTCTATATGACCGTGGGTTTGATTAAACCCAACGCCGGACAGATTTTTCTGGATGAGCAGGAGATAACCTCGATGCCGGTTTATCGTCGTGCCCAGTTGGGCGTTGGTTACTTGGCTCAGGAGGCATCGGTCTTCCGCAAACTTTCGGTTGAGGACAATATCCGTGCTGTGTTACAGATGACTGACTTTGAAAAGAACTACCAAAAGGAGCGACTTGAGTATCTTATACGAGAATTTTCGTTGCAAAAGGTTCGTAAAAACCTTGGGCAACAACTCTCGGGTGGTGAGCGTCGCCGCACGGAGATTGCCCGGGCGGTGGCTATTAACCCCAAGTTTATTCTGTTGGATGAGCCTTTTGCGGGGGTAGACCCCATTGCGGTGCACGAAATTCAGACGATAGTTGCCTCGTTGAAGGATTTGAATATCGGTGTAATTATCACTGACCACAATGTCCACGAAACCCTTAATATTACTGACCGCACCTATATCCTTGTCGAGGGAAAGGTAATACGCACAGGCAGTGCAGAGGAGTTGGCAGCGGACGAATATGTGAAAAAAGTGTATCTCGGACCCGACTTTGAGCTGCGCAAAAGTCGCATTCGTGAACAAAAAAACAGAACGGAATAA
- a CDS encoding Biopolymer transport exbD protein, whose translation MARAKNEINASSTADIAFLLLIFYLVTTTMNVDSGISRTLPPMADPNQKDKGLDVKQQNSLQVKINLNDRILVGGQIVDISQVKDIAKNFIQNPNNDPNLPEKVDTEIELIGVYPVSQGIISLQNDRTTTYDVYVQVQNELTKAYNEAWNELATLKFGKPLADLDENQRKAIRSSSGAIPMRISEAEPVDHTKGKKK comes from the coding sequence ATGGCAAGAGCAAAAAACGAAATTAATGCAAGCTCTACGGCAGATATCGCGTTCCTACTCCTTATCTTCTATCTTGTTACAACAACAATGAATGTGGATTCGGGTATCTCGCGTACCTTGCCGCCAATGGCAGACCCCAACCAAAAGGATAAAGGTCTTGACGTGAAGCAACAAAACTCACTTCAGGTTAAGATTAATTTGAACGACAGAATCCTTGTGGGCGGTCAAATCGTCGATATTTCTCAGGTTAAGGACATTGCGAAAAACTTTATCCAAAACCCCAATAACGACCCAAATCTGCCTGAAAAAGTGGACACTGAAATAGAACTTATCGGCGTGTACCCCGTAAGCCAAGGTATCATATCTTTGCAGAACGACCGTACAACCACTTATGATGTCTATGTTCAGGTTCAGAATGAGCTTACTAAAGCCTATAATGAGGCTTGGAACGAATTGGCTACGCTGAAATTTGGAAAGCCGTTAGCCGATTTGGATGAAAATCAGAGAAAGGCTATCCGTAGTTCGAGCGGTGCAATACCTATGCGTATCTCGGAAGCCGAACCAGTTGACCACACTAAAGGTAAGAAGAAATAG
- a CDS encoding Putative deoxyribonuclease YcfH, with amino-acid sequence MIDSHTHIFDKAFDGDREAVIQRAAAEGVERMILPAIDSTSHGALIECLDKYPSVCFGAIGLHPTSVNDNPAWEKELELVVSFLECHPGRWVAIGEVGLDLYWSKDFLKEQQHAFVKQIELALAKNLPLIIHTRDAWDEMIALTEPYIRDMRAVFHSFSGQEHHLSKILQYDNIYIGMGGVVTYNKSALPELLKDVPLERILLETDAPYLPPVPYRGKRNESSYLPLIAAKIAEIKGEDVNLIKKITVQNTVELFFS; translated from the coding sequence ATGATTGATAGCCATACGCATATATTTGATAAGGCATTCGACGGTGACCGCGAAGCGGTAATACAACGAGCCGCCGCAGAGGGTGTCGAGCGGATGATTTTGCCTGCAATAGACTCTACCTCTCACGGCGCATTGATTGAATGTTTGGATAAATATCCGAGCGTCTGCTTTGGCGCAATCGGACTGCATCCCACTTCTGTTAATGATAATCCGGCTTGGGAGAAGGAGTTAGAGTTGGTTGTAAGTTTTTTAGAGTGTCACCCCGGGCGGTGGGTTGCCATTGGCGAGGTCGGCTTGGATTTATATTGGTCGAAAGATTTTCTCAAAGAGCAGCAGCACGCTTTTGTCAAGCAAATCGAACTTGCACTCGCCAAAAATCTGCCGCTGATTATCCACACCCGCGATGCTTGGGACGAGATGATTGCCCTAACTGAACCATATATAAGGGATATGCGGGCGGTTTTTCACAGCTTTAGCGGGCAGGAGCATCATCTCTCGAAGATACTCCAATACGACAATATATATATAGGTATGGGCGGGGTGGTTACCTATAACAAGAGCGCGCTGCCCGAACTGCTCAAGGATGTACCTTTGGAGCGAATTTTGTTGGAGACCGATGCCCCCTACCTACCGCCCGTGCCTTACCGCGGCAAGCGCAATGAAAGTAGCTACCTACCTCTGATTGCGGCAAAAATAGCGGAGATTAAGGGAGAGGATGTTAATTTAATAAAAAAAATCACCGTGCAAAACACTGTTGAGCTCTTTTTTTCATAA
- a CDS encoding Inosine-5'-monophosphate dehydrogenase, translated as MSFIKDKVVTEGLTFDDVLLVPAYSEILPREVSIKTYFSRNVPINTPIVSAAMDTVTEAELAIAIARQGGIGVIHKNMTIQEQAAQVRRVKRAENGMIYDPITIKADNTVGDAMALMRDYRIGGIPVVDDDYRLIGIVTNRDLRFQTDFDKSISLVMTVKGLVTTENPDLNHAAQILLENKIEKLPVVDKAGKLVGLLTYKDITKVKDNPNAAKDSKGRLRVAAGVGVTHDTMERVDALYEAGADAIVIDTAHGHSRGVVVMLQKVKQKYPKLDVVVGNIATAEAAKMLVEAGADGVKVGIGPGSICTTRVIAGVGVPQLNAIYDVAEAVKGSGVPVIADGGIRYSGDIVKALAAGADSIMAGSLFAGVEESPGETIIYNGRKFKSYRGMGSLEAMQKGSKDRYFQDVEDDIKKLVPEGIAARVPYKGQLSEVIYQMVGGLRAGMGYCGAGNLAALKNASFVRITGSGISESHPHDVTITREAPNYSRAE; from the coding sequence ATGTCATTTATTAAGGATAAAGTTGTTACTGAGGGGCTGACCTTCGACGACGTACTACTCGTTCCCGCATACTCGGAAATTCTACCGCGAGAGGTGAGCATCAAAACGTACTTTTCGCGTAACGTACCCATAAATACACCTATTGTCTCGGCAGCGATGGACACTGTGACAGAGGCTGAATTGGCTATTGCCATTGCGCGCCAAGGGGGCATTGGTGTTATTCATAAAAATATGACCATTCAGGAGCAGGCTGCTCAGGTACGTCGCGTGAAACGTGCCGAAAACGGGATGATTTATGACCCCATTACAATTAAGGCGGACAATACAGTAGGAGATGCTATGGCTCTAATGCGCGATTACAGAATTGGGGGCATACCGGTTGTGGATGATGATTATCGCCTCATTGGTATTGTTACAAATCGCGACTTGCGTTTCCAAACAGATTTTGATAAATCAATATCACTGGTGATGACCGTAAAAGGATTAGTCACAACCGAAAACCCCGACTTGAACCACGCCGCACAGATACTGCTCGAGAATAAAATCGAAAAACTTCCCGTTGTGGATAAAGCAGGCAAGTTGGTGGGACTGCTCACTTACAAGGATATAACAAAGGTTAAGGATAATCCCAATGCGGCGAAGGATAGCAAGGGGCGCTTGCGAGTTGCGGCTGGAGTGGGGGTAACACACGACACTATGGAGCGCGTGGATGCACTCTATGAGGCGGGTGCAGATGCTATCGTTATCGACACGGCTCACGGACACTCCCGCGGGGTGGTTGTAATGCTACAAAAGGTCAAACAAAAATATCCAAAGTTGGATGTGGTTGTCGGTAATATTGCTACGGCAGAGGCGGCGAAAATGTTGGTGGAGGCGGGTGCGGACGGCGTGAAGGTAGGTATTGGTCCCGGCTCCATTTGCACCACGCGTGTGATTGCCGGCGTGGGCGTGCCTCAGTTGAATGCTATTTATGATGTGGCGGAGGCTGTAAAGGGTAGCGGTGTGCCAGTGATTGCTGATGGCGGAATTCGCTATTCGGGTGATATTGTGAAGGCGCTGGCGGCGGGTGCAGACTCCATTATGGCGGGTTCGCTCTTTGCAGGGGTCGAGGAGTCGCCGGGTGAAACTATCATATATAACGGACGTAAATTTAAATCTTACCGCGGTATGGGTTCGCTGGAGGCTATGCAGAAGGGGTCGAAGGATAGATATTTCCAAGATGTGGAAGATGATATAAAAAAACTCGTACCCGAGGGTATTGCAGCGCGAGTGCCTTACAAGGGACAGTTGTCGGAGGTTATCTATCAAATGGTTGGCGGTCTGCGTGCCGGAATGGGTTACTGCGGAGCGGGCAACTTGGCGGCACTGAAAAACGCGAGCTTCGTTCGCATCACCGGTAGCGGCATCAGCGAAAGCCACCCCCACGACGTAACAATCACTCGCGAAGCTCCCAACTATTCACGGGCAGAGTAG
- a CDS encoding L-asparaginase, producing the protein MQKILLIYTGGTIGMKTNPETGALAPFDFSQIQAEVPELKKFDVEIDTITFDPVIDSSNVSPRNWLDLAELIARKYEAYDGFVVLHGTDTMAYTASAMSFLMENLAKPIIFTGSQIPMGVLRTDGRENLISAIEIASQGRVPEVCIYFQTHLLRANRTTKHNAEHFNAFLSDNYPPLAEAGINIEYNEPYIRKVDSFVPSLKIADKLETNVVILKIFPGISPAVVNGILNIEGLQGVVLESYGSGNAMTDEWFLEALARAVERGIMVVNITQCSEGKVDMLLYDTGRKLMETGVINGRDMTTEAAVTKLMYVLGEDSYKKQREFYLKRPMRGEMSN; encoded by the coding sequence ATGCAAAAAATCCTCCTCATCTACACCGGCGGCACAATCGGTATGAAGACCAACCCCGAGACAGGCGCCCTTGCCCCATTCGATTTTTCACAAATCCAAGCAGAGGTGCCTGAGCTCAAGAAGTTTGATGTAGAGATAGATACCATAACCTTCGACCCTGTGATAGACTCAAGCAATGTGAGCCCTCGCAACTGGCTTGATTTGGCGGAGTTGATTGCCCGAAAATATGAGGCATACGATGGCTTTGTTGTGCTACACGGCACTGATACTATGGCATATACCGCCTCGGCAATGAGTTTCCTTATGGAAAATTTGGCAAAGCCCATCATCTTTACCGGCTCACAAATTCCAATGGGCGTTCTACGCACCGATGGGCGCGAGAATCTGATTTCGGCAATCGAGATTGCCTCGCAAGGTCGTGTGCCCGAGGTTTGTATATACTTCCAAACCCACCTGCTACGCGCCAACCGCACAACCAAACATAATGCCGAGCATTTCAACGCCTTCTTGAGCGATAACTATCCTCCCCTGGCAGAGGCTGGTATAAACATTGAGTATAACGAACCATATATCCGCAAGGTGGATAGCTTTGTGCCGTCGCTGAAGATTGCAGACAAGCTGGAGACTAATGTCGTGATTTTGAAGATTTTCCCCGGTATTTCACCGGCGGTGGTGAACGGGATATTGAATATTGAGGGTTTGCAGGGTGTTGTTTTAGAGAGTTACGGTTCGGGTAATGCGATGACGGATGAGTGGTTTTTGGAGGCTCTCGCGCGGGCGGTTGAGCGAGGTATTATGGTTGTGAATATTACGCAATGTTCAGAGGGAAAGGTTGATATGCTCCTCTATGACACTGGGCGCAAGCTGATGGAGACGGGCGTTATCAATGGACGAGATATGACAACGGAGGCAGCAGTGACCAAGTTGATGTATGTGTTGGGCGAGGACTCCTATAAAAAGCAACGCGAGTTCTATCTGAAGAGACCTATGCGCGGCGAAATGAGTAATTAA
- a CDS encoding MotA/TolQ/ExbB proton channel family protein, whose translation MKKLLTMVSVFALAGMSTVSAFAQEEAAAVEEALGGAPMHEVLKQKFIEGGVEWMSPLLLCLILGLAIVIERIIYLNLSSVNTKKLLAKVEDALKNGGVEAAKEVCRNTRGPVASIFYQGLDRASEGIDVVEKSVVAYGSVQSGQLESGLSWIALFIALAPMLGFMGTVVGMISAFDSIAAAGDINPALVAGGIKIALLTTVGGLIVAVILQLFYNYLVAKIDSLVIAMEDASISLIDILTKFLKK comes from the coding sequence ATGAAAAAACTACTCACTATGGTTTCAGTGTTTGCCCTTGCGGGTATGAGCACTGTGTCGGCATTCGCACAAGAAGAAGCAGCAGCAGTTGAAGAGGCGCTTGGTGGAGCTCCAATGCACGAGGTATTGAAACAAAAATTTATCGAAGGTGGTGTTGAATGGATGTCACCGCTTTTGTTGTGTTTGATACTTGGTTTGGCGATTGTTATTGAGCGCATCATCTATCTTAACCTTTCGTCTGTCAATACGAAGAAGCTGTTGGCGAAGGTTGAGGATGCTCTAAAGAACGGCGGGGTTGAGGCTGCCAAGGAAGTTTGCCGTAACACACGTGGTCCTGTTGCATCTATTTTCTACCAAGGTCTAGACCGTGCGAGTGAAGGTATCGATGTGGTTGAAAAATCAGTAGTAGCTTATGGTTCTGTACAGAGCGGTCAGTTGGAGAGCGGTCTCTCTTGGATTGCACTTTTCATCGCTCTTGCTCCTATGTTGGGCTTTATGGGTACCGTTGTAGGTATGATTTCGGCGTTTGACTCTATCGCAGCAGCGGGTGACATCAACCCTGCGTTGGTTGCGGGTGGTATCAAAATCGCTCTTTTGACAACCGTAGGCGGTCTTATCGTTGCCGTTATCCTTCAGTTGTTCTACAACTACTTGGTTGCTAAGATTGACAGCTTGGTTATCGCAATGGAAGATGCTTCTATCAGCCTTATCGACATTCTAACAAAATTCTTGAAAAAGTAA
- a CDS encoding DNA-binding protein HU-beta, whose translation MNKSQLIDAMAANAGITKVQAKAALEAFVKVTGETLKAGDKIALVGFGSFSVAEKPARTGRNPRTGATLEIAAKKSVKFKAGAELCAAVE comes from the coding sequence ATGAACAAATCTCAACTAATAGATGCTATGGCAGCGAATGCCGGCATAACCAAGGTGCAGGCGAAGGCTGCTCTCGAAGCGTTTGTTAAGGTAACAGGTGAGACCCTCAAGGCAGGAGATAAGATTGCTTTGGTAGGTTTCGGTTCGTTCTCGGTTGCTGAAAAACCGGCTCGTACGGGTCGTAATCCTCGTACGGGAGCTACTCTCGAAATTGCCGCAAAGAAATCTGTGAAATTCAAAGCCGGTGCGGAACTTTGTGCAGCGGTAGAATAG
- a CDS encoding 8-amino-7-oxononanoate synthase, translated as MGLLQQKLSKYTVPQKIKEQGLYPFFRAIESEQDTQVVINGRKVLMFGSNCYLGLANHPKVIEAAREATRKFGTGCAGSPFLNGTLTIHKDLEARLADFVGKQEAILYSTGFGVNLGAISTLTGREDYVILDELNHASIIEGRRLCASKDFKYKHNDMVSLEKALKKCDPDKVKLIVTDAVFSMEGDTAPLREVVALANKYNADVYVDEAHSLGVFGKNGQGLCNSTGVTDDVALVMGTFSKSFASIGGFVATDHDTANYLRHVSRAHIFSASLTPGATAAVGAALDIMLAEPERIEHLWALTNYALKGFREIGCEIGHTCTPIIPLYIRDDMKTFQVVHELFEEGLFVNPVISPAVASDSTLIRFSFMATHKFEQIDYAVEKIEKVFKKYNII; from the coding sequence ATGGGTCTCCTACAACAAAAATTATCCAAATACACAGTACCGCAAAAGATTAAGGAGCAGGGATTATACCCATTCTTTCGTGCGATAGAGAGTGAGCAGGATACACAGGTGGTTATCAACGGTAGAAAAGTGTTGATGTTCGGAAGTAACTGCTACTTGGGATTGGCAAACCACCCCAAAGTGATTGAAGCAGCCCGCGAGGCTACTCGCAAATTTGGAACCGGATGCGCCGGCTCTCCCTTTTTGAACGGGACACTCACAATTCACAAAGATTTGGAGGCGCGATTGGCTGATTTTGTTGGCAAACAGGAGGCAATACTCTACTCAACGGGCTTTGGTGTGAACCTTGGTGCAATCTCAACGCTCACGGGCAGAGAAGATTATGTCATTTTAGACGAGCTCAACCACGCCTCCATCATCGAGGGACGTCGTCTGTGTGCGTCGAAGGATTTCAAGTATAAACACAACGATATGGTATCCTTGGAGAAGGCACTCAAAAAGTGTGACCCCGACAAGGTGAAGCTCATTGTTACGGATGCCGTATTCTCGATGGAGGGTGATACAGCACCCTTGAGAGAGGTTGTGGCTTTGGCGAATAAATATAACGCGGATGTCTATGTAGATGAAGCTCATTCACTTGGCGTATTTGGCAAGAATGGGCAAGGTTTGTGTAACTCCACCGGTGTTACGGATGATGTTGCCTTGGTGATGGGTACTTTTAGTAAGTCCTTTGCCTCTATCGGCGGTTTTGTTGCCACCGACCACGACACGGCAAACTATCTGCGTCACGTCTCTCGCGCCCATATCTTTTCGGCAAGTCTTACTCCCGGAGCTACGGCAGCAGTGGGTGCGGCGCTTGATATTATGCTAGCCGAACCTGAGCGAATCGAACATTTGTGGGCACTCACCAACTATGCACTCAAGGGTTTTCGCGAGATTGGTTGCGAGATAGGGCATACTTGTACGCCGATTATTCCGTTGTATATACGCGATGATATGAAGACCTTCCAGGTGGTTCACGAGCTATTTGAGGAGGGATTGTTTGTCAATCCTGTGATTTCGCCGGCAGTAGCCTCGGACTCTACTTTGATTCGCTTCTCATTTATGGCAACTCATAAGTTTGAGCAGATAGACTATGCTGTGGAAAAAATAGAAAAAGTGTTTAAGAAATACAATATTATATAG